The genomic segment CCGGTTACCCGCAACGGGACGGAAAGACCCCATGCACCTTCACTATAGCTTAACATTGGGACTGGGTACAGGATGTGTAGGATAGGCGGGAGATATTGAAGCGGGTTCGCCAGGATCCGTGGAATCGCCCTTGAAATACCGCCCTTTCTGTATCCGGTTTCTAACTCCGCAGAGCGGAGGACATTGTTTGGTGGGTAGTTTGACTGGGGTGGTCGCCTCCAAAAAGGTAACGGAGGCTTTCAAAGGTAAGCTCAGTACGCTTGGTAACCGTACGAGGAGTGCAATGGCATAAGCTTGCTTGACTGTGAGACCCACAAGTCGAACAGGGTCGAAAGACGGACATAGTGATCCGGTGGTTCTGTATGGAAGGGCCATCGCTCAAAGGATAAAAGGTACGCTGGGGATAACAGGCTGATCTCCCCCAAGAGCTCATATCGACGGGGAGGTTTGGCACCTCGATGTCGGCTCGTCACATCCTGGGGCTGGAGAAGGTCCCAAGGGTTGGGCTGTTCGCCCATTAAAGTGGCACGCGAGCTGGGTTCAGAACGTCGCGAGACAGTTCGGTCCCTATCTGTTGTGGGCGTTGGAAGTTTGAGTGGATCTGACCTTAGTACGAGAGGACCGGGTTGGACAGACCTCTGGTGAACCTGTTATGCCGCCAGGTGTACGGCAGGGTAGCTACGTCTGGAGCAGATAAGCGCTGAAAGCATCTAAGTGCGAAACTGGCCACGAGATGAGACTTCCTGACAGGGCCGTAGGAGATGACTACGTTGATAGGCCACAGGTGTAAAGGTTGAGAGACCATAGCCGAGTGGTACTAATAGCCCGAAGCTTTCTCATGCAGACAGACACTGTTGTCTTCCTCTTTAATTTTTGGACACTCTTTCGGTATATATGTCAGTATGGTGCGTGCTGCCGGACCGGTATTTTCCCTGCGGAGGGAAGCTGAATACCATCATCCAGCTGCTTGCTACCATAAATGATCTTTAGGTGCCTATATCGGCGGTGTCTACCTCTTCCCATTCCGAACAGAGCAGTCAAGCCCGCCAGAGCCGATGGTATTGCCGTAACAGGTGGGAGAGTAGGTCGGTGCCTTTTTTTACACGGAAGCCCTTGCTGGAAACAGTCAAGGGCTTCTTTCGTTTACAGCGGTACACCGCCCTAGCATACCTTATAGGTATATCAATAAGCTGGATCTAACGTTTATATATTTATTGGGTGCGACAGCGGATCTGGAAATGGAATACGCATGACCTATTAATCTTAGCCAAGTACTCATTTCTGATTTTTATTAAGTAACTTTGCAGCGCAATGGGTACATTATTGGATAACGGAATTAAGCCGTATAATCATTACGGAGCTTATTTAAAGCAAAAATATAACGGACAGCGTGTATTTAAAGTAATTGTGGATGGTAATTTTACCTGTCCCAATAGAGACGGCAGTAAAGGTTATGGAGGATGTACCTACTGCAATGTGGACTCCTTTACCCCAGATACTGCGCGTAAAATTCCTTCTATACGCGAACAGGTTGAGTCTGGTATCGCACGTGCCCGCAATAGCTATGGAGCAGAAAAGTTTATCATCTACTTTCAGCCCAATACAAATACTTACGCGCCCACGCATCTGCTAAAAATGATGTACGATGAAGCCTTAAGTATCGATCCTGAAAATACGCTCGGGCTTTCTGTGGGAACACGTCCGGATTGTCTGGACTTTGAGAAGATCGCATTGTTAGAGTCGTATACTGATCGTTATGACGTGGATCTGGAAATGGGAATGGAGTCTATGTATAACGATACTTTGGAGCGAATCAATAGGGGCTGCTCGCACGATGAATTTGTGAAGGCTATGGAAATGCTGCAAAATACGCCTTTGGATCTCTGTGTGCATACGATCTTTGGTTTTCCG from the Sphingobacterium thalpophilum genome contains:
- a CDS encoding TIGR01212 family radical SAM protein (This family includes YhcC from E. coli K-12, an uncharacterized radical SAM protein.); this encodes MGTLLDNGIKPYNHYGAYLKQKYNGQRVFKVIVDGNFTCPNRDGSKGYGGCTYCNVDSFTPDTARKIPSIREQVESGIARARNSYGAEKFIIYFQPNTNTYAPTHLLKMMYDEALSIDPENTLGLSVGTRPDCLDFEKIALLESYTDRYDVDLEMGMESMYNDTLERINRGCSHDEFVKAMEMLQNTPLDLCVHTIFGFPWETEEMMLKYAEEINRFPQIKFVKLHHLHIVEGSIMGVKYKREPFELFSLEGYTAFLAKFIPRLRPDLIIQRVFGLADRELLIAPNWGLGKSGIQTYIDKGLEARGVVQGSLCQS